In a genomic window of Papilio machaon chromosome 4, ilPapMach1.1, whole genome shotgun sequence:
- the LOC106720272 gene encoding uncharacterized protein LOC106720272 — translation MVNYKRIVCEAAVLAVVMAVAVAAPAADCAERHFDQRQNGTENYRLNIDGVVIAVAPADSLLAAASDIDISDLLDLEDFGDLPVHKPKPPSSETNKPEGIKPEAPSKPAEDSLKPAESPAKPAEAPLSDVTLQSEVKSQKKDSSLRKQEKAQRLKQRLANMLIPLLRRTRHH, via the exons ATGGTCAACTACAAACGTATCGTGTGCGAGGCCGCCGTGCTGGCTGTCGTTATGGCCGTCGCAGTCGCCGCTCCGGCCGCCGACTGCGCCGAGAGACACTTCGACCAGCGACAGAATGGCACGGAGAACTATAGACTCAACATAGACGGCGTGGTCATCGCTGTAGCGCCCGCAGATTCACTGCTCGCGGCAGCTTCCGATATCGATATAAGCGATCTACTCGATTTGGAAGATTTCGGAGATTTACCCGTGCACAAGCCAAAACCTCCAAGTTCCGAAACAAATAAGCCGGAAGGCATTAAACCTGAGGCGCCATCTAAGCCAGCAGAGGACTCTCTGAAACCTGCGGAGTCTCCTGCGAAGCCTGCAGAAGCACCCCTGAGCGACGTAACACTCCAATCAGAAGTTAAGAGTCAGAAAAAAGATTCAAGCTTAAGGAAACAGGAGAAAGCTCAAAG ACTGAAACAGCGGCTGGCCAACATGTTGATACCGTTGCTGCGACGGACACGTCATCACTGA